From the genome of Miscanthus floridulus cultivar M001 chromosome 10, ASM1932011v1, whole genome shotgun sequence, one region includes:
- the LOC136488484 gene encoding putative glucose-6-phosphate 1-epimerase, with product MAPRARPVLASGPSRRVAPLATACPRSGAGAASPAHGVSGAASAGNLPPRHFHVRHYPFTGPPPTLGRPDWKKGRRAAREDHLRHRRYRREVRVEGLETLDYLDNLQSKNRCTEQGDAVVFESEVDKVYLSAPPKIVIIDHEKKRTFVLRKEGLPDVVVWNPWDKKAKAMPDFGDEEYKSMPGEEWIGKQEISAVPSSYSSGQLDPELICRMHTI from the exons ATGGCACCCCGAGCGCGGCCTGTCCTGGCAAGCGGCCCCTCCCGGCGCGTCGCGCCGCTGGCCACCGCTTGCCCCAGATCCGGTGCCGGCGCCGCCTCTCCTGCGCATGGTGTCTCGGGCGCGGCCAGTGCCGGCAA CCTGCCACCACGCCACTTCCATGTCCGGCACTACCCATTCACCGGCCCTCCACCTACTCTGGGCCGACCGGACTGGAAGAAGGGGAGGAGAGCCGCGAGGGAAGACCACCTGCGCCACCGCCGTTACCGCCG TGAAGTGAGGGTTGAAGGTTTGGAGACATTGGACTATCTTGACAACTTGCAATCCAAGAATCGTTGTACTGAACAAGGAGATGCAGTTGTATTTGAGTCTGAA GTGGACAAGGTATATTTGAGTGCTCCGCCAAAGATTGTGATCATTGACCACGAGAAGAAAAGAACATTTGTTTTGAGGAAAGAGGGACTTCCTGATGTTG TTGTTTGGAACCCTTGGGACAAGAAGGCCAAAGCAATGCCAGATTTCGGGGATGAGGAGTACAAGAGCATGCCAGGTGAAGAGTGGATAGGAAAGCAGGAAATTTCTGCTGTACCATCCAGTTACAGCAGCGGACAATTGGATCCTGAACTGATTTGTCGAATGCACACAATATAA